Proteins encoded in a region of the Triplophysa dalaica isolate WHDGS20190420 chromosome 10, ASM1584641v1, whole genome shotgun sequence genome:
- the LOC130429448 gene encoding uncharacterized protein LOC130429448 isoform X2 — translation MKNTFTINVLFVLFYHLFHLWGVFGVDPDGVKSVSVMEGDSVTLHSDVTDIQSYYMTLWRFGDDGFTIARINKDKIIYSDIPSFRHRMVLDDQTGSLTITNSRIKHSGLYKMEISNSTGTSVKKFHLRVYDSPLLIEAEKGELKTVSVTEGDSAYLMMEEVDTQRYDLIVWRFGDDGILILKGDREDNKTTFTHDEIYEDRLELNYQTGSLTITDARITDTGLYKVKISGDRRAEYLRFILTVSASGISSGGVAGIVIVVLLAMSGAVGVFVVFIRRRTSEIKKQNDVFVDKSVSMQTGDSVILQTGVKEIQKDDEITWMFEDTSIAKMKGDQTIENIDERFRGKLKLNRQTGSLIIKDTKTEHTGLYKVKMTLQDLTSAQIFSVSESDKLSVNEGDPFTLSSGQTELGDNVMTWRFKDKHIVTVSEHQTSVCDEERFKDRVHVDPQTGSLTIKNSRTKDSGLYQLHISTEKSKREFTVRVREKIRKVSVIKGDTFTLNTGDAFTQRPDMIKWEFEHKSIAELIGKRPSAAAAVDKDERFTDRLELDHQTGSLTVINTRTTDSGLYTLKIGSEDSEWKFSVTVRGRPRWDKRPEQKEESTENTPEESKLLDSPIREEEKTAETETSRKIFLPYSESKYEVKFVEVEKAKPESLIEGGLFLISTRDVFTQRPDKNMQWMFNNTCIAELPGNTPAAAADVDKDERFTDRLELDHQTGSLTVTNTRTTDSGLYTLKIDSEDSEWKFSVTVRVLSRNTEGIDFKGGTQKGGDESTRTSCI, via the exons gtgtgtttggtgttgatccAGATggagtgaagtcagtgtcagtgatggagggagattctgtcactttaCACAGTGATGTTACTGACATACAGAGCTATTATATGACATTGTGGAGGTTTGGAGACGATGGCTTTACCATAGCTCGAATCAACAAAGATAAGATCATATATAGTGATATTCCATCATTCAGACACAGAATGGTGttggatgatcagactggatctctcaccatcacaaacagcAGAAtcaaacactctggactttataagaTGGAGATCAGCAACAGCACCGGGACGTCAGTGAAGAAATTCCATCTTAGAGTCTATG ATTCGCCACTTTTGATCGAAGCTGAAAAAGGTGAATTAAAGACGGTGTCGGTAACAGAAGGAGATTCTGCCTATCTGATGATGGAAGAGGTTGACACACAGAGATATGATCTGATagtgtggaggtttggagatgaCGGCATTCTTATACTGAAGGGTGACAGAGAAGACAATAAGACCACATTTACTCATGATGAGATATATGAAGACAGACTGGAGCTGAACTATCAGaccggatctctcaccatcacagacGCCAGAAtcacagacactggactttataaagtaaagatcagtGGTGACAGAAGAGCCGAATACTTGAGATTCATTCTGACTGTCAGTG CATCAGGTATATCTTCAGGTGGTGTAGCAGGTATAGTTATTGTTGTTCTGCTGGCCATGTCTGGAGCTGTCGGTGTATTTGTGGTTTTCATTCGCCGCAGAacctctgaaataaaaaaacaaaatg ATGTATTTGTTGATAAGTCAGTGTCAATGCAGACGGGAGATTCTGTCATTCTACAAACTGGTGTtaaagaaatacagaaagaTGATGAGATAACGTGGATGTTTGAAGACACATCGATAGCTAAAATGAAGGGAGATCAAACTATTGAAAATATTGATGAAAGATTCAGAGGCAAACTGAAGCTGAACcgtcagactggatctctcatcatcaaaGACACCAAAACTGAACACACTGGACTATACAAAGTAAAGATGACACTTCAAGATCTGACATCAGCCCAGATATTCAGTGTTTCTGAGAGTG aTAAACTGTCTGTGAATGAAGGAGATCCTTTCACTTTAAGCTCTGGTCAGACTGAACTAGGAGACAATGTCATGACATGGAggtttaaagacaaacatataGTTACAGTCAGTGAACATCAGACATCTGTTTGTGATGAAGAGAGATTCAAAGACAGAGTTCATGTGGATCCTCAAACTGGATCTCTGACCATCAAAAACAGCAGAACTAaagactctggactttatcaactacACATCAGCACAGAGAAATCAAAAAGAGAATTCACTGTTAGAGTCCGTG AGAAAATTAGGAAGGTGTCAGTGATAAAGGGAGATACTTTCACTCTCAACACTGGAGATGCTTTCACACAGAGGCCTGATATGATCAAGTGGGAGTTTGAACACAAGTCTATAGCTGAACTGATTGGAAAAAGACcttctgctgctgctgctgttgatAAAGATGAAAGATTCACAGACAGACTGGAGCTGGAccatcagactggatctctcaccgtCATAAACACCAGAAccacagactctggactttacACACTGAAGATCGGCTCTGAGGATTCAGAATGGAAATTCAGTGTCACTGTCAGAG GTCGGCCTCGTTGGGACAAACGTCCAGAGCAGAAAGAAG AATCCACAGAAAATACACCAGAAGAGTCAAAGCTGCTAGACTCACCCATCAGAGAGGAGGAGAAGACAG CAGAAACGGAAACGTCTAGAAAAATCTTCTTGCCTTATAGTGAAAGTAAATATGAAGTCAAGTTTGTGGAAGTGG AGAAAGCTAAGCCGGAGTCACTGATAGAGGGAGGATTGTTTCTTATCAGCACTAGGGATGTTTTCACACAGAGGCCTGATAAAAACATGCAGTGGATGTTTAACAACACTTGTATTGCTGAACTCCCTGGAAATACACCTGCAGCTGCTGCTGATGTTGATAAAGATGAAAGATTCACAGACAGACTGGAGCTGGAccatcagactggatctctcaccgtCACAAACACCAGAAccacagactctggactttacACACTGAAGATCGACTCTGAGGATTCAGAATGGAAATTCAGTGTCACTGTCAGAG TGCTTTCTCGAAATACCGAAGGGATTGATTTCAAAGGTGGCACACAAAAAGGAGGAGATGAGTCTACAAGAACATCCTGTATATAA
- the LOC130429448 gene encoding uncharacterized protein LOC130429448 isoform X3 — MKNTFTINVLFVLFYHLFHLWGVFGVDPDGVKSVSVMEGDSVTLHSDVTDIQSYYMTLWRFGDDGFTIARINKDKIIYSDIPSFRHRMVLDDQTGSLTITNSRIKHSGLYKMEISNSTGTSVKKFHLRVYDSPLLIEAEKGELKTVSVTEGDSAYLMMEEVDTQRYDLIVWRFGDDGILILKGDREDNKTTFTHDEIYEDRLELNYQTGSLTITDARITDTGLYKVKISGDRRAEYLRFILTVSASGISSGGVAGIVIVVLLAMSGAVGVFVVFIRRRTSEIKKQNDVFVDKSVSMQTGDSVILQTGVKEIQKDDEITWMFEDTSIAKMKGDQTIENIDERFRGKLKLNRQTGSLIIKDTKTEHTGLYKVKMTLQDLTSAQIFSVSESDKLSVNEGDPFTLSSGQTELGDNVMTWRFKDKHIVTVSEHQTSVCDEERFKDRVHVDPQTGSLTIKNSRTKDSGLYQLHISTEKSKREFTVRVREKIRKVSVIKGDTFTLNTGDAFTQRPDMIKWEFEHKSIAELIGKRPSAAAAVDKDERFTDRLELDHQTGSLTVINTRTTDSGLYTLKIGSEDSEWKFSVTVRGRPRWDKRPEQKEESTENTPEESKLLDSPIREEEKTETETSRKIFLPYSESKYEVKFVEVEKAKPESLIEGGLFLISTRDVFTQRPDKNMQWMFNNTCIAELPGNTPAAAADVDKDERFTDRLELDHQTGSLTVTNTRTTDSGLYTLKIDSEDSEWKFSVTVRVLSRNTEGIDFKGGTQKGGDESTRTSCI; from the exons gtgtgtttggtgttgatccAGATggagtgaagtcagtgtcagtgatggagggagattctgtcactttaCACAGTGATGTTACTGACATACAGAGCTATTATATGACATTGTGGAGGTTTGGAGACGATGGCTTTACCATAGCTCGAATCAACAAAGATAAGATCATATATAGTGATATTCCATCATTCAGACACAGAATGGTGttggatgatcagactggatctctcaccatcacaaacagcAGAAtcaaacactctggactttataagaTGGAGATCAGCAACAGCACCGGGACGTCAGTGAAGAAATTCCATCTTAGAGTCTATG ATTCGCCACTTTTGATCGAAGCTGAAAAAGGTGAATTAAAGACGGTGTCGGTAACAGAAGGAGATTCTGCCTATCTGATGATGGAAGAGGTTGACACACAGAGATATGATCTGATagtgtggaggtttggagatgaCGGCATTCTTATACTGAAGGGTGACAGAGAAGACAATAAGACCACATTTACTCATGATGAGATATATGAAGACAGACTGGAGCTGAACTATCAGaccggatctctcaccatcacagacGCCAGAAtcacagacactggactttataaagtaaagatcagtGGTGACAGAAGAGCCGAATACTTGAGATTCATTCTGACTGTCAGTG CATCAGGTATATCTTCAGGTGGTGTAGCAGGTATAGTTATTGTTGTTCTGCTGGCCATGTCTGGAGCTGTCGGTGTATTTGTGGTTTTCATTCGCCGCAGAacctctgaaataaaaaaacaaaatg ATGTATTTGTTGATAAGTCAGTGTCAATGCAGACGGGAGATTCTGTCATTCTACAAACTGGTGTtaaagaaatacagaaagaTGATGAGATAACGTGGATGTTTGAAGACACATCGATAGCTAAAATGAAGGGAGATCAAACTATTGAAAATATTGATGAAAGATTCAGAGGCAAACTGAAGCTGAACcgtcagactggatctctcatcatcaaaGACACCAAAACTGAACACACTGGACTATACAAAGTAAAGATGACACTTCAAGATCTGACATCAGCCCAGATATTCAGTGTTTCTGAGAGTG aTAAACTGTCTGTGAATGAAGGAGATCCTTTCACTTTAAGCTCTGGTCAGACTGAACTAGGAGACAATGTCATGACATGGAggtttaaagacaaacatataGTTACAGTCAGTGAACATCAGACATCTGTTTGTGATGAAGAGAGATTCAAAGACAGAGTTCATGTGGATCCTCAAACTGGATCTCTGACCATCAAAAACAGCAGAACTAaagactctggactttatcaactacACATCAGCACAGAGAAATCAAAAAGAGAATTCACTGTTAGAGTCCGTG AGAAAATTAGGAAGGTGTCAGTGATAAAGGGAGATACTTTCACTCTCAACACTGGAGATGCTTTCACACAGAGGCCTGATATGATCAAGTGGGAGTTTGAACACAAGTCTATAGCTGAACTGATTGGAAAAAGACcttctgctgctgctgctgttgatAAAGATGAAAGATTCACAGACAGACTGGAGCTGGAccatcagactggatctctcaccgtCATAAACACCAGAAccacagactctggactttacACACTGAAGATCGGCTCTGAGGATTCAGAATGGAAATTCAGTGTCACTGTCAGAG GTCGGCCTCGTTGGGACAAACGTCCAGAGCAGAAAGAAG AATCCACAGAAAATACACCAGAAGAGTCAAAGCTGCTAGACTCACCCATCAGAGAGGAGGAGAAGACAG AAACGGAAACGTCTAGAAAAATCTTCTTGCCTTATAGTGAAAGTAAATATGAAGTCAAGTTTGTGGAAGTGG AGAAAGCTAAGCCGGAGTCACTGATAGAGGGAGGATTGTTTCTTATCAGCACTAGGGATGTTTTCACACAGAGGCCTGATAAAAACATGCAGTGGATGTTTAACAACACTTGTATTGCTGAACTCCCTGGAAATACACCTGCAGCTGCTGCTGATGTTGATAAAGATGAAAGATTCACAGACAGACTGGAGCTGGAccatcagactggatctctcaccgtCACAAACACCAGAAccacagactctggactttacACACTGAAGATCGACTCTGAGGATTCAGAATGGAAATTCAGTGTCACTGTCAGAG TGCTTTCTCGAAATACCGAAGGGATTGATTTCAAAGGTGGCACACAAAAAGGAGGAGATGAGTCTACAAGAACATCCTGTATATAA